A region from the Pelecanus crispus isolate bPelCri1 chromosome 11, bPelCri1.pri, whole genome shotgun sequence genome encodes:
- the POLR3K gene encoding DNA-directed RNA polymerase III subunit RPC10, translating to MLLFCPACGNVLVAEEGPRCHRFACTTCPYVRNVTRKVTSRKYPRLKEVDDVLGGAAAWENVDSTAEPCPKCEHPRAYFMQIQTRSADEPMTTFYKCCNAQCGHRWRD from the exons ATGCTGCTCTTCTGCCCGGCCTGCGGCAACGTGCTGGTGGCCGAGGAGGGGCCGCGCTGCCACCGCTTCGCCTGCACCACCTGCCCCTACGTGCGCAACGTCACGCGGAag GTGACGAGCAGGAAGTACCCGCGGCTGAAGGAGGTGGACGACGTGCTGGGCGGCGCCGCGGCCTGGGAGAACGTGGACTCCACCGCAG AGCCGTGCCCCAAGTGCGAGCACCCCCGCGCCTACTTCATGCAGATCCAGACGCGCTCGGCCGACGAGCCCATGACCACCTTCTACAAGTGCTGCAACGCGCAGTGCGGGCACCGCTGGCGGGACTGA